A genomic segment from Deinococcus sp. YIM 77859 encodes:
- a CDS encoding bifunctional nicotinamide-nucleotide adenylyltransferase/Nudix hydroxylase, whose protein sequence is MTAPHDPALTSPPVARRWAYGVYIGRFQPPHQAHLLVMLEALQHVGQLIVVIGSARAARNTKNPFTAAERQAVISEMLRDAGTAQERLRFVQVRDHLYNEGLWLSEVQEGVAQQTRGSRDVALIGHLKDESSYYLRSFPAWTFLPTHVVSPLNATDVRQAFFEDRLSEVAGMVPPAVHAFLAAFRETPEYRDLRTEYDYLREYRAAWARAPFPPVFVTADAAVTRSGHVLVVRRAGLPGRGQLALPGGFLSPGETLLHCAARRAYSETGLSEAVNLPAQRRAQAVFDAPGRSQRGRTVTHAFHFDLGTGPLPELHAAADAAEARWLPFSEALAHPEVFFEDHHAIIEHFLLRG, encoded by the coding sequence ATGACCGCTCCGCATGACCCGGCCCTGACCTCTCCCCCGGTGGCCCGCCGGTGGGCCTACGGCGTATACATCGGGCGTTTTCAGCCGCCGCACCAGGCGCACCTGCTGGTGATGCTCGAGGCGTTGCAGCACGTGGGGCAGCTGATCGTGGTGATCGGGTCGGCGCGGGCGGCGCGAAACACCAAAAACCCCTTCACGGCTGCCGAGCGGCAGGCGGTGATCTCCGAGATGCTGCGGGACGCCGGCACCGCGCAGGAGCGGCTGCGCTTTGTGCAGGTGCGCGACCACCTCTACAACGAGGGCTTGTGGCTCTCGGAGGTGCAGGAGGGCGTAGCGCAGCAGACGCGGGGCAGCCGGGACGTGGCCCTGATCGGGCACCTCAAGGACGAGAGCAGCTACTACCTGCGGTCCTTTCCCGCCTGGACGTTCCTGCCCACCCACGTCGTGAGCCCGCTGAACGCCACCGATGTGCGCCAGGCCTTTTTCGAAGACCGCCTCTCCGAGGTGGCGGGCATGGTGCCCCCCGCCGTCCACGCCTTTCTGGCCGCTTTCCGGGAGACGCCGGAGTACCGGGACCTGCGGACCGAGTACGACTACCTGCGCGAGTACCGCGCGGCCTGGGCACGGGCTCCCTTCCCGCCCGTGTTCGTGACCGCCGACGCGGCGGTGACCCGCAGCGGACACGTGCTTGTCGTGCGCCGGGCAGGGCTGCCGGGGCGCGGTCAGCTCGCTCTGCCGGGCGGGTTTCTGAGCCCCGGGGAGACGCTTCTCCACTGCGCCGCTCGCCGGGCCTACAGCGAAACCGGGCTGAGCGAGGCGGTGAATCTCCCGGCGCAGCGGCGTGCTCAGGCCGTCTTTGACGCGCCGGGCCGCAGCCAGCGCGGACGGACCGTCACCCACGCCTTTCACTTTGACCTGGGGACTGGACCGCTTCCCGAGCTGCACGCGGCCGCCGACGCCGCCGAGGCCCGCTGGCTCCCCTTCTCGGAGGCGCTCGCACACCCTGAGGTGTTTTTCGAGGACCACCACGCGATCATCGAGCACTTCCTGCTGCGCGGGTAA
- a CDS encoding cysteine hydrolase family protein: MTLQEQARQQADLLQGWLEQLNDLTLSTPPERVALVCVDLIEGFTRRGALASPRVAAIIPRITDLIRSLLDCGVPASNIVLVQDAHPQDAKEFAAYPPHCVAGTPEAEAVAELRALPEFSSFRHVQKNSIASHTSPEFQAWLAEADFDAVIAVGDVTDLCLYTLALHLVTYGMAQQKDWRVIVPEEGVQTWDAPGHPGDLYHALFLHQLERNGVEVVRRVRC; encoded by the coding sequence ATGACCCTTCAGGAACAAGCCCGGCAGCAGGCCGACCTGTTGCAGGGGTGGCTGGAGCAGCTCAACGACCTGACCCTCAGCACTCCGCCGGAGCGCGTCGCCCTCGTCTGTGTGGACCTGATCGAGGGGTTCACGCGGCGGGGGGCCCTCGCCAGCCCGCGGGTCGCGGCGATTATTCCCCGAATCACCGACCTGATTCGCAGCCTGCTGGACTGCGGGGTTCCGGCCTCAAACATCGTCCTCGTGCAGGACGCCCATCCACAGGACGCCAAGGAATTTGCGGCCTACCCGCCCCACTGCGTCGCGGGCACACCCGAGGCCGAGGCCGTGGCCGAACTGCGCGCGCTGCCCGAGTTCTCGTCTTTCCGGCACGTTCAGAAGAACAGCATCGCCAGTCATACCAGCCCTGAATTTCAGGCGTGGCTCGCCGAGGCGGACTTTGACGCGGTCATCGCTGTGGGGGACGTGACGGACCTTTGCCTCTACACGCTGGCCCTGCACCTCGTGACGTACGGCATGGCGCAGCAGAAGGACTGGCGGGTGATCGTGCCCGAAGAGGGCGTGCAGACCTGGGATGCCCCCGGTCACCCAGGGGACCTGTATCACGCCCTCTTCCTGCACCAGCTCGAACGCAACGGCGTAGAGGTCGTGCGGCGCGTGCGCTGCTAA
- a CDS encoding BTAD domain-containing putative transcriptional regulator gives MTDFAPTTLHLRTLGDALVTLNGQPLVWPARSAEELLWYLHAHPQGAYRADVLADLWGLEDTPTATNRFRVALHRLRATLGRADAVTEVRGRYLLHPELLAASDTAALQAGLEAARAARTGDEREEALRRALACVDGEYLPQVRAEWVEEARAYWRAARVRAHVALSSLHCARRECPLAAQTLLRAVQSDPLIGEDHHQRLMTCLAQTRGRFEAVEHYRRYRRYLREEVGDTPMPDTVRLAERLKAGELLCWAAEQEGQAAESKR, from the coding sequence ATGACCGACTTTGCCCCCACCACCCTCCACCTGCGGACACTGGGTGACGCCCTTGTTACCCTCAACGGACAACCCCTGGTCTGGCCCGCGCGCAGCGCTGAGGAGTTGCTCTGGTACCTGCACGCCCATCCACAGGGGGCGTACCGCGCGGACGTGCTCGCCGACCTGTGGGGCCTAGAAGACACCCCCACCGCCACCAACCGTTTTCGGGTCGCGCTCCACCGCCTGCGGGCAACGCTGGGCCGGGCCGACGCCGTGACGGAGGTGCGGGGACGTTACCTGCTACACCCCGAGCTGCTCGCCGCCAGCGATACCGCAGCGCTGCAAGCGGGTCTGGAAGCCGCCCGGGCTGCCCGCACGGGGGACGAGCGTGAGGAGGCCCTGCGCCGAGCACTGGCCTGCGTGGACGGCGAGTACCTGCCGCAGGTGCGGGCCGAATGGGTCGAGGAGGCGCGGGCGTACTGGCGCGCCGCGCGGGTGCGGGCCCATGTCGCGCTCTCGTCGCTGCACTGCGCGCGGCGCGAGTGTCCACTGGCTGCCCAGACGCTGCTGCGGGCCGTGCAGAGTGATCCCCTGATCGGGGAAGACCACCACCAGCGCCTGATGACCTGCCTGGCGCAGACAAGGGGCCGCTTCGAGGCGGTCGAGCACTACCGCCGCTACCGCCGTTACCTGCGTGAGGAGGTCGGGGACACCCCCATGCCCGATACCGTGCGTCTCGCCGAGCGCCTCAAGGCAGGCGAGCTCCTGTGCTGGGCGGCGGAGCAGGAGGGGCAGGCCGCAGAGTCGAAGCGGTAA
- a CDS encoding CBS domain-containing protein — protein MAFAFGKALRANGGGRIRITPGHSVPDAARLLRQRGVRRLPVTDGSRPVGIVTDRGLREVSTRLAGITVADDAGQEAAS, from the coding sequence ATGGCGTTCGCCTTCGGGAAAGCACTGAGGGCGAACGGCGGGGGCAGAATCCGTATCACGCCTGGCCACAGCGTCCCAGATGCTGCCCGGCTGCTGCGGCAGCGCGGCGTCCGCCGTCTTCCCGTGACGGACGGTTCGCGCCCGGTTGGCATCGTGACCGACCGCGGCCTGCGCGAGGTCAGCACGCGGCTGGCCGGGATCACCGTCGCGGACGACGCCGGGCAGGAGGCCGCCTCATGA
- a CDS encoding cytochrome c oxidase subunit II, with product MTSRRPVPRLEHHTLERLENIWLGVAIVMNVLLFTSAIASFVSGTYPSLRGEGGHHITGVQNGRIDPKNIAATPFAKPGLRENPDGTLEAFVVAKAFAFEPTVLRVPAGRPVTFHVTSLDVLHGYQVEGTNINATAIPGQVASFTTTFRRPGTLSTICNEYCGIGHHNMVTRVIVETPQQ from the coding sequence ATGACGAGTAGACGTCCTGTCCCCCGGCTCGAACATCACACCCTGGAACGCCTAGAGAACATTTGGCTGGGCGTGGCCATCGTGATGAACGTGCTCCTCTTTACGAGTGCCATCGCCAGCTTCGTCAGCGGCACCTACCCTTCTCTCCGCGGGGAAGGCGGGCACCACATCACCGGGGTGCAAAACGGCCGGATCGACCCCAAGAACATCGCCGCCACGCCCTTCGCAAAGCCAGGCCTGCGCGAGAATCCCGACGGCACCCTAGAAGCCTTTGTGGTGGCCAAAGCTTTTGCCTTCGAACCCACCGTGCTGCGGGTGCCCGCTGGCCGCCCCGTCACCTTCCACGTCACCTCGCTTGATGTGCTGCACGGGTACCAGGTGGAGGGCACCAACATCAACGCGACTGCCATTCCCGGCCAAGTCGCCAGTTTTACCACCACCTTCCGCCGTCCCGGCACCCTGAGCACCATCTGCAACGAGTACTGCGGAATCGGCCACCACAACATGGTCACCCGCGTGATCGTGGAAACGCCGCAGCAGTAG
- a CDS encoding b(o/a)3-type cytochrome-c oxidase subunit 1 — MTTTPLHAPPGQASASGIPAPTGVVRQPPPITDAGYLASLKKVTQYYVVTAFLALFIGVLIGPLQALNYGGINVYDIPIVKALLKSYYQGLSLHGVLNALVFTQFFISGWLLYLPVRDLGARINMRFAWFTYVLMTAGLLLAAVPLLTNRATLLYTFYPPMQGDALFYIGAAIMVGSSLLVVGQIVLMWWNWKRANPGKVTPLVTFMSVAVWMMWFVASLGIVTEVVALLIPWSLGLVGGVDPLLSKTLFWWTGHAIVYFWVLPAYISWYAFIPRHAGGRTVSEPLTRLVFVLFLLNSTPVGIHHQYADPNISNLWKTVHMFLTFMIAVPSLLTAFSVTASLEDAARARGGRGLVGWVTRLPWGNAIFSAQVLAMISFILGGAGGVVNASSSFSPVVHNTAWIPGHFHITVGTATTLSFMGIALWLIPHLTGKRLPSMRVASWAVWTWFVGMMVFALGMHWQGLYGVSRRAQVSAAAPDVYRDLPIAIPTMLTAISGVILLISALLYFSVLFRMLLSPRVENGEQTPIPYSEAISPAGEKLAAAHPLVRLTEPLMALWVLALALVLLMYGPVLARMVANMQLVPGWRLY, encoded by the coding sequence GTGACGACCACGCCCCTTCACGCCCCGCCCGGGCAGGCCAGCGCCTCCGGTATCCCCGCCCCGACGGGCGTGGTGCGCCAGCCCCCGCCCATCACCGATGCCGGGTACCTCGCTTCTCTCAAAAAGGTCACGCAGTACTACGTCGTGACGGCCTTTCTGGCCCTCTTCATCGGCGTGCTGATCGGCCCCCTCCAAGCGCTGAACTACGGCGGGATCAACGTCTACGACATCCCCATTGTCAAGGCGCTGCTCAAGTCCTACTACCAGGGTCTCTCGCTTCACGGCGTGCTCAATGCCCTGGTGTTCACGCAGTTTTTCATCAGCGGCTGGCTGCTGTACCTGCCGGTTCGCGACCTGGGCGCACGGATCAACATGCGCTTTGCCTGGTTCACCTACGTCCTGATGACGGCCGGGCTGCTGCTGGCCGCCGTGCCGCTCCTCACCAACCGCGCTACCCTGCTGTATACCTTCTACCCGCCCATGCAGGGTGACGCGCTCTTCTACATCGGGGCGGCCATCATGGTGGGCTCCAGCCTGCTGGTGGTGGGCCAAATCGTGCTGATGTGGTGGAACTGGAAGCGGGCCAATCCGGGCAAAGTCACCCCCTTGGTGACCTTTATGAGTGTCGCCGTGTGGATGATGTGGTTCGTCGCCTCGCTGGGCATCGTCACCGAGGTGGTGGCCCTGCTGATCCCCTGGTCGCTGGGCCTGGTGGGGGGCGTAGACCCGCTGCTCTCGAAGACGCTTTTCTGGTGGACCGGGCACGCCATCGTCTACTTCTGGGTGCTTCCGGCCTACATCTCCTGGTATGCCTTTATTCCCCGGCACGCGGGAGGCCGCACCGTTTCCGAACCCCTCACCCGACTGGTGTTTGTGCTGTTCCTGCTCAACTCCACACCGGTTGGCATTCATCACCAGTATGCCGACCCCAACATCTCCAACCTGTGGAAGACCGTCCACATGTTCCTGACGTTCATGATCGCGGTGCCCAGCCTGCTGACTGCCTTCTCGGTCACGGCCTCGCTGGAGGACGCCGCGCGGGCGCGGGGTGGTCGGGGCCTGGTCGGCTGGGTCACCCGGCTGCCCTGGGGGAACGCGATCTTTAGCGCTCAGGTTCTGGCGATGATCTCCTTTATCCTGGGCGGCGCAGGCGGCGTCGTAAACGCCAGTTCTTCCTTCTCGCCGGTCGTTCACAACACCGCTTGGATTCCCGGGCACTTCCATATCACCGTGGGCACCGCCACCACCCTCAGCTTCATGGGCATCGCCCTGTGGCTGATCCCGCACCTCACCGGCAAGCGCCTGCCCTCCATGAGGGTCGCCTCCTGGGCGGTCTGGACCTGGTTCGTCGGCATGATGGTCTTCGCGCTGGGGATGCACTGGCAGGGCCTGTATGGCGTGTCCCGCCGCGCGCAGGTCAGCGCGGCCGCCCCGGACGTATACCGCGACCTGCCCATCGCCATTCCCACCATGTTGACGGCGATCAGCGGCGTCATCCTGCTCATCAGCGCCCTCCTGTACTTCTCGGTGCTGTTTCGCATGCTGCTTTCCCCCCGAGTGGAAAACGGTGAACAAACGCCCATCCCCTACAGCGAGGCGATCAGCCCCGCCGGGGAGAAGCTCGCTGCGGCTCATCCCCTGGTGCGTCTCACCGAGCCGCTGATGGCCCTGTGGGTGCTGGCCCTGGCGCTGGTGCTGCTGATGTATGGGCCGGTGCTCGCGCGTATGGTCGCCAACATGCAGCTGGTTCCTGGCTGGAGGCTGTACTGA
- a CDS encoding cytochrome c produces the protein MSGDGFSRREITAVLTFTVLAVAIGTGSYITGLKIAGETAGGAEAVSVATGTPVNGQTLYATNCAGCHGPQAQGGVGPALTATKHWTAAAFAEAVLRGRAPDGRELAPVMPRFGETGLDGAPATDEQINAIHAYLRGL, from the coding sequence ATGAGCGGCGACGGCTTCAGCAGGCGCGAGATCACCGCCGTTCTCACCTTTACCGTGCTGGCGGTGGCCATCGGGACCGGCTCCTACATCACCGGCCTGAAGATCGCTGGGGAAACAGCGGGGGGGGCAGAGGCGGTCTCCGTCGCCACCGGAACCCCCGTGAACGGGCAGACGCTCTACGCCACCAACTGCGCGGGCTGCCACGGTCCGCAGGCCCAGGGCGGCGTTGGCCCCGCGCTCACCGCCACCAAGCATTGGACTGCGGCGGCTTTTGCCGAGGCCGTTCTGCGCGGCCGGGCCCCGGATGGGCGCGAGCTTGCTCCCGTCATGCCCCGCTTTGGGGAGACGGGCCTAGACGGCGCGCCCGCCACGGACGAGCAGATAAACGCCATTCACGCCTACCTCAGGGGCCTCTAG
- the mutY gene encoding A/G-specific adenine glycosylase, translated as MSLPLLEVRAALLAWFDRSGRELPWRVGPEGRRDPYRVWVSEVLLQQTQVSRGRVYFERFVRAFPTVEALASAPLEAILKAWEGCGYYARARNLHRAAGVIVREGFPTSYAGWRALPGVGPYTAAAIASLAGGEARAVNDGNVRRVLSRLHAEQRPTEPWVQARAAELLDPARPGAFNEALMDLGATVCTPRAPRCGECPVSAWCAAFQSGHPAAFPVPKLRAAVREVRAVALLLGDAREAVLERRAGTLLGGLMGLPSEVVAADETEQDALARLLDRLGATVTGKLGQVTHAMTHRRITLTVYGGEGGPARTRVAEAALSRLDHKALDLWERRQGLLLLAPA; from the coding sequence GTGAGCCTTCCCCTGCTCGAGGTGCGCGCCGCGCTGCTCGCCTGGTTTGACCGTTCGGGGCGCGAGCTGCCCTGGCGGGTAGGGCCTGAAGGACGGCGTGACCCCTACCGCGTGTGGGTCTCGGAGGTGCTCTTGCAGCAAACGCAGGTGAGCCGCGGGCGGGTGTACTTCGAGCGCTTTGTGAGGGCCTTTCCGACCGTAGAGGCCCTCGCCTCTGCCCCGCTGGAGGCCATTCTCAAGGCGTGGGAGGGCTGCGGGTACTACGCGCGGGCAAGAAACCTGCACCGGGCTGCGGGCGTGATCGTGCGGGAAGGTTTCCCCACAAGCTACGCGGGGTGGCGCGCCCTGCCCGGCGTCGGGCCGTACACGGCTGCCGCCATCGCCAGCCTCGCCGGCGGGGAGGCGCGCGCGGTGAATGACGGAAACGTGCGGCGAGTCCTCTCCCGGCTGCACGCTGAGCAGCGGCCCACAGAACCCTGGGTACAGGCGCGGGCCGCCGAACTGCTCGACCCCGCTCGTCCCGGAGCCTTTAACGAGGCGCTGATGGACCTGGGAGCCACCGTCTGTACTCCCAGAGCGCCGCGGTGCGGCGAGTGCCCCGTCTCGGCGTGGTGCGCGGCCTTCCAGTCGGGTCATCCCGCAGCCTTTCCTGTCCCCAAGCTTCGCGCGGCGGTGCGGGAGGTGCGCGCGGTGGCCCTGCTGCTTGGCGACGCGCGGGAAGCGGTATTGGAGCGCCGCGCGGGCACGTTGCTGGGCGGCTTGATGGGCCTGCCGAGCGAGGTGGTAGCGGCCGACGAGACCGAGCAGGACGCGCTCGCTCGCCTCTTGGACCGCCTGGGGGCCACGGTGACGGGCAAGCTGGGGCAGGTGACGCACGCCATGACCCACCGCCGGATCACCCTGACCGTGTACGGCGGAGAGGGCGGCCCCGCGCGAACGCGGGTGGCGGAGGCAGCCCTGTCCCGGCTGGACCACAAGGCGCTGGACCTCTGGGAGCGGCGGCAGGGGCTGCTGCTCCTCGCTCCCGCCTAG
- a CDS encoding isoprenyl transferase, whose amino-acid sequence MTSREPLKVALRAAKKTRDTARGLLLWGYEQRLAREVKAHGKLPRHLGLILDGNRRYARALGVERELGHEFGVDKAHEVLQWCLELGIPAVTIWVLSTDNTSRDPQELAHLMRLFDREARHLARDPRIHANRVRVRAIGQHEGFPGNVLEALRELEAKTAEYDGMLLNIAVGYGGREEIVDAVKQHLAQQAAAGRDLEDVIATLEPRHISAHLYTAGTPDPDFIIRTSGEIRLSGFLLWQSVYSEFYFCDVYWPGFRRVDFLRALRDFQGRERRFGR is encoded by the coding sequence GTGACGAGCCGTGAACCCCTCAAGGTGGCCCTGCGCGCCGCCAAAAAGACGCGAGACACGGCGCGTGGCCTGCTGCTGTGGGGCTACGAGCAGCGCCTCGCCCGCGAGGTGAAGGCGCACGGCAAACTGCCCCGCCACCTGGGCCTGATTCTGGACGGCAACCGGCGTTACGCGCGGGCGCTGGGTGTGGAACGGGAACTGGGCCACGAGTTCGGCGTGGACAAGGCCCACGAGGTCCTTCAGTGGTGCCTGGAACTGGGCATCCCCGCCGTGACCATCTGGGTGCTGTCCACCGACAACACCAGCCGTGATCCCCAGGAACTCGCCCACCTGATGCGCCTCTTCGACCGCGAGGCGCGCCATCTCGCCCGTGATCCCCGCATTCACGCCAACCGGGTGCGTGTGCGCGCCATCGGCCAACACGAGGGCTTTCCCGGCAATGTCCTCGAAGCCCTGCGGGAACTGGAGGCAAAAACCGCCGAATACGACGGCATGCTGCTCAACATCGCCGTGGGCTACGGGGGCCGCGAGGAGATCGTGGACGCCGTCAAGCAGCACCTGGCGCAGCAGGCGGCGGCGGGCCGAGACCTGGAAGACGTGATTGCCACGCTGGAACCGCGGCACATCAGCGCTCACCTGTACACGGCGGGCACGCCCGACCCCGACTTCATCATCCGCACCAGCGGTGAGATTCGCCTCTCGGGCTTCCTGCTGTGGCAGAGCGTCTATTCCGAGTTCTACTTCTGTGACGTGTACTGGCCGGGCTTCCGCCGAGTGGACTTTCTGCGCGCCCTGCGGGATTTCCAGGGCCGGGAGCGCCGCTTCGGGCGGTAG
- a CDS encoding AMP nucleosidase, with product MRTKQEIVENWLPRYTGLSLSDFGDYILLTNFMNYLEIFGEITGTAVHDPSKAMPTITADGITMINFTMGSANAATIMDLLGAVQPRAVLFLGKCGGLKRKNKVGDLILPIAAIRGEGTSNDYLPPEVPALPAFSLQRAISSSIRDAGRDYWTGTVYTTNRRVWEHDETFKRYLARTRCMAIDMETATIFTVGFANHIPTGALLLVSDQPMTPEGVKTSESDRWVTQTFANQHVQIGIEALREIRRGGRSVRHLRFED from the coding sequence ATGCGCACGAAACAGGAGATCGTCGAGAATTGGCTGCCCCGCTATACCGGCCTCTCCCTTTCCGACTTCGGGGACTACATTCTCCTGACCAACTTCATGAACTACCTGGAGATCTTTGGGGAGATCACCGGAACGGCGGTTCACGATCCAAGCAAGGCCATGCCGACGATCACAGCGGACGGCATCACCATGATCAACTTCACGATGGGCAGTGCCAACGCGGCGACGATCATGGACCTGCTTGGGGCCGTACAGCCCCGGGCGGTGCTGTTTCTGGGCAAGTGCGGCGGCCTGAAGCGCAAAAACAAGGTCGGTGACCTGATTCTGCCCATCGCGGCCATTCGCGGTGAGGGCACCTCAAACGACTACCTGCCGCCGGAAGTGCCGGCCCTGCCCGCCTTTAGCCTTCAGCGGGCGATCTCCTCGAGCATCCGGGACGCGGGCCGGGACTACTGGACCGGCACCGTCTACACCACCAACCGCCGGGTGTGGGAGCACGACGAGACCTTTAAGCGTTACCTCGCGCGTACGCGCTGCATGGCGATCGATATGGAGACGGCCACCATCTTCACCGTGGGCTTTGCCAACCACATTCCCACCGGAGCGCTGCTGCTGGTGTCTGATCAGCCCATGACGCCCGAGGGTGTCAAGACGAGCGAGAGTGACCGCTGGGTGACGCAGACCTTTGCCAACCAGCACGTTCAGATCGGTATCGAGGCGCTGCGTGAGATTCGCCGGGGGGGTCGCAGCGTTCGGCACCTGCGCTTCGAGGACTGA